Proteins encoded together in one Staphylococcus aureus window:
- a CDS encoding flavoprotein gives MGENVLICLCGSVNSINISHYIIELKSKFDEVNVIASTNGRKFINGEILKQFCDNYYDEFEDPFLNHVDIANKHDKIIILPATSNTINKIANGICDNLLLTICHTAFEKLSIFPNMNLRMWENPVTQNNIRLLKDYGVSIYPANISESYELASKTFKKNVVAPEPYKVLEFI, from the coding sequence ATGGGAGAAAATGTATTGATTTGTTTGTGTGGCTCAGTTAATAGTATCAATATTAGCCACTATATTATTGAATTAAAATCAAAATTTGATGAAGTAAATGTAATCGCGTCAACAAACGGTAGAAAGTTTATTAATGGTGAAATATTAAAGCAATTTTGCGATAACTATTATGACGAATTTGAAGACCCTTTTTTAAATCATGTAGATATAGCAAATAAACATGACAAGATTATTATTTTACCTGCGACTTCTAATACGATTAATAAAATTGCAAATGGTATATGTGACAATTTATTATTAACTATTTGTCATACAGCTTTTGAAAAACTTTCTATATTTCCAAATATGAATTTACGAATGTGGGAAAATCCAGTTACTCAAAATAATATTCGATTATTAAAAGATTATGGTGTATCAATATATCCAGCAAATATTTCAGAAAGTTATGAATTAGCGTCAAAAACATTTAAAAAGAATGTTGTCGCACCTGAACCATATAAAGTTCTGGAATTCATTTGA
- a CDS encoding lanthionine synthetase C family protein: protein MIDMNLILKKKFQEISEVDDFISKASTETDYFEPSTLSHGIPGIILFLDAYQKVFDINTEQIVHKYIMKLAPYLQSGQYNNSLFGGLSGIAFSMDLASQNGKNYQNILNNIDGHIVNEIENKFDQILQEPLNPLNYDTVSGLAGIGRYLLNRVDENEFNVKALKSILVYFKDIQYSKNSWVVPQESQFLESDKNYFTEGNINLGLAHGVLGPMSLFALCVIKGITIENHQHILKDMYKFIMDEKFCNHERWLQRYDLISERNHFNFIRNGWCYGNTGVMTTLFLIGQALQDDEIIKMSKKVMLQVVNDKDENLISPTICHGLSSQILMLTIMNLNFELNEVSDYITVLINKLISHYKEDYLVNFIDINENKQDVFKSRKVGLLEGELGVYLTLMTLKNTKILNEKNWTNAFLIS from the coding sequence ATGATTGATATGAATCTAATATTGAAGAAGAAGTTTCAAGAGATTTCAGAAGTAGATGATTTCATTTCAAAAGCATCTACTGAAACCGATTATTTTGAACCTTCAACTTTATCACATGGTATACCAGGTATCATTTTGTTTTTAGATGCTTATCAAAAAGTTTTCGATATTAATACTGAGCAAATTGTGCATAAGTACATCATGAAATTAGCACCATATTTACAGAGTGGTCAATATAACAATTCTTTGTTTGGTGGACTTTCAGGTATTGCATTTTCAATGGATTTAGCATCGCAAAATGGCAAAAATTATCAAAATATTTTAAATAATATTGATGGTCACATTGTAAATGAAATAGAAAATAAATTTGATCAAATATTACAAGAACCATTAAATCCATTAAATTATGATACTGTCAGTGGATTAGCTGGGATAGGGAGATATTTGCTAAATAGAGTAGATGAGAATGAATTTAATGTTAAAGCATTAAAAAGCATATTAGTATACTTTAAAGATATTCAATATTCTAAAAATAGCTGGGTAGTCCCACAAGAAAGTCAATTTTTAGAGTCTGATAAAAATTATTTTACTGAAGGTAATATCAATCTTGGCCTTGCACATGGAGTGCTAGGACCGATGTCTTTATTTGCATTATGCGTGATTAAAGGAATTACGATTGAAAATCATCAGCACATATTAAAAGACATGTACAAATTTATCATGGACGAAAAATTTTGTAACCACGAAAGATGGTTGCAGCGTTACGATTTAATTTCTGAACGTAATCATTTCAATTTTATTCGGAATGGTTGGTGTTATGGCAATACGGGTGTAATGACGACGTTGTTTTTAATCGGCCAAGCATTACAAGATGATGAAATAATTAAAATGTCTAAAAAAGTGATGCTACAAGTAGTAAATGATAAAGATGAAAATTTAATAAGTCCAACTATTTGTCATGGATTGTCATCACAAATATTAATGTTAACAATTATGAATTTGAATTTTGAATTAAATGAAGTGTCTGATTATATCACTGTATTAATAAATAAACTGATTTCTCATTATAAGGAAGATTATCTGGTGAATTTTATAGACATTAATGAAAATAAGCAAGATGTATTTAAAAGTAGGAAAGTTGGCCTTTTAGAAGGTGAATTAGGGGTCTATCTAACATTGATGACACTGAAAAATACAAAAATTCTCAATGAAAAAAATTGGACCAATGCGTTTTTAATTAGCTGA
- a CDS encoding lantibiotic dehydratase, with amino-acid sequence MNTIYEPSSICMIRTPLLSVEFFNLFLNTEQIKYSDLQLNAQMKESILTTTFNLYCTLQEINFDGDNKKVRDAKESLLKYLIRMSTRPTPFGLLSGINLGHFVNEPTRLKVGNSIQKYVKVDGEWLYKLVSYIESIDEYYQNLKVIWNSKAHIINDRIYLNEQSAIYLNNNKDTSFSIKNSELLVFIKTTVTNNNITFSNLAEKINQEFEINDITKVKVYIHNLVSKEIIYSTIRPPLSYSDNLNYILNKLSLHNDDFVKKIREIQKLILAYEKTEIGFGEELYKDIIHHMKALFKCKNYLQIDTKIDMINNYLHQDIATNISEAAYLLWLLSRNNIGFTDLKVLHNRFIEKYGFEQLVNIKDLISDITGFGTTIFQEEETDGNNIVMLKQKFLHALRNNDEIVINEKDVESLINDNEINHYHAPMSADVYAELYLGRFYNQYNELIVISPLTASFNAGATFGRFHHLIDTETLAKLEHEKGHYYQKMICDDNVEMISINNIPKYPRNHNVLTNHDSYEYSLNLGSSNSYSKYELTLDDIYVGATFNKLYLYSSQLNKRVLFESNNMYNFLKECNLYRLLREISMESVKCIEPMNDVSIDSFSYSPRIRYKNVILKPAYWKINEMVLPLPKNEEWDQQFLKYQEQFNIPNIVNLVYGDNKLLLNLSLANHRYLLMKEYKKHKRVRLVESFLPQSKNDHVYEIVTPIYKKSSYRGPEIEIPKYKNTDIEYDKDWFALHIHIDKPSQDTFIIDNLYPFVKHLKDKGDIDQYFLMRYIKQGDILKLRLFRNDENYAEIYSILKNWLPHVRQTTEVSDYEFVSYEPEFFRYGGKNTINEIEAFFEYDTNLAVNIIENDFKFDRPYIVAISIMYLFEMFSISNEERMEIVNNYVPTSFKSKDIRPFKNELVTICNPANNFEYMAKHYSGIYRILKDGNQILSKLNEGLKKTLTTKRSRIIGSLIHMRCNRIFGIDKDQETFVLSIVKEIVKTQKHWCGDKND; translated from the coding sequence ATGAACACTATTTACGAACCGTCAAGTATTTGTATGATTAGAACACCTTTATTATCAGTTGAATTTTTCAATTTATTTTTAAATACTGAACAAATTAAATATAGCGACTTACAATTAAATGCTCAGATGAAAGAATCAATCCTAACAACAACATTTAACTTATATTGTACTTTACAAGAAATAAATTTTGATGGCGATAACAAGAAGGTTAGAGATGCTAAAGAAAGTTTATTAAAATATTTAATTAGAATGTCAACACGTCCAACTCCATTTGGATTATTAAGTGGTATTAATTTGGGGCATTTTGTAAATGAACCAACACGTCTTAAAGTTGGAAATAGTATTCAAAAATATGTGAAAGTCGATGGCGAATGGTTGTATAAACTGGTTAGTTATATTGAGAGTATTGATGAATATTATCAAAATTTGAAAGTTATTTGGAATAGTAAAGCACATATTATCAATGATCGAATATATTTAAATGAACAAAGTGCTATTTATTTAAACAACAATAAAGATACATCTTTTTCCATTAAAAATAGCGAATTACTCGTATTCATCAAAACCACTGTGACGAATAATAATATTACTTTTTCAAATTTAGCTGAAAAGATAAATCAAGAATTTGAAATTAATGATATTACTAAAGTGAAAGTATATATCCATAATCTTGTCTCAAAGGAAATTATATATTCAACAATCAGACCACCGTTATCATATAGCGATAATTTAAATTATATTTTAAATAAACTTTCTTTACATAATGATGATTTTGTGAAAAAAATTAGAGAAATCCAGAAATTGATATTAGCTTATGAAAAAACTGAAATTGGATTTGGCGAGGAATTATATAAAGACATTATTCATCATATGAAGGCACTATTCAAATGTAAAAACTATCTTCAAATTGATACCAAAATTGACATGATTAACAATTATTTACATCAAGATATAGCAACAAATATATCTGAAGCAGCGTACTTATTGTGGCTTTTATCAAGAAATAATATTGGATTCACAGATTTGAAAGTTCTTCACAACCGTTTTATTGAAAAGTATGGATTTGAACAACTCGTGAATATTAAAGATTTGATTTCAGATATAACAGGTTTCGGGACAACAATTTTTCAAGAAGAAGAAACCGATGGAAATAATATTGTAATGCTTAAGCAAAAATTTTTACATGCCTTGAGAAATAACGATGAGATAGTCATAAATGAAAAAGATGTAGAGTCATTGATTAACGATAATGAAATCAATCATTATCATGCGCCAATGAGTGCAGATGTTTATGCTGAACTTTATTTAGGACGTTTTTACAATCAGTACAATGAGCTCATTGTTATTAGTCCTTTAACGGCGTCTTTTAATGCTGGCGCTACATTTGGGCGATTTCATCATTTAATTGATACTGAAACTTTAGCAAAATTAGAACATGAAAAAGGACATTATTATCAGAAGATGATATGTGATGACAATGTAGAAATGATTTCTATAAATAACATACCGAAATATCCGAGAAATCATAATGTATTAACTAATCATGACTCATACGAATATTCATTGAATTTAGGAAGTAGTAATAGTTATTCAAAGTATGAGCTTACCTTAGATGATATTTATGTTGGTGCTACCTTTAACAAATTATATTTATATTCTAGCCAACTAAATAAAAGGGTACTATTTGAATCAAACAATATGTATAACTTTTTAAAAGAATGTAATTTATATCGATTGTTACGAGAAATTTCAATGGAATCTGTGAAATGCATTGAACCTATGAATGATGTGAGTATTGATTCATTTAGTTATTCACCACGAATCAGATATAAAAATGTCATTCTTAAACCAGCATATTGGAAAATTAACGAGATGGTATTACCTTTACCTAAAAATGAAGAATGGGATCAACAATTTTTGAAATATCAAGAACAATTCAATATACCTAATATCGTGAATTTAGTTTATGGAGATAACAAGCTTCTACTAAATTTATCATTAGCTAATCATAGATATTTATTGATGAAAGAATATAAGAAGCATAAACGTGTACGTTTAGTAGAATCATTTTTACCTCAATCAAAGAATGATCATGTGTATGAAATTGTTACACCAATTTATAAAAAATCATCTTATCGAGGACCCGAAATCGAAATTCCAAAATATAAAAATACAGATATTGAATATGACAAAGACTGGTTTGCATTACATATTCATATCGATAAGCCATCGCAAGATACATTTATCATCGACAATTTGTATCCATTTGTAAAACATCTTAAAGATAAGGGAGATATAGATCAATATTTTTTAATGCGTTATATCAAACAAGGTGACATTTTAAAGTTGAGGTTATTCAGGAATGACGAAAATTACGCAGAAATATACAGCATCTTGAAGAATTGGTTACCACATGTTCGACAAACGACAGAAGTTTCAGATTATGAATTTGTATCATACGAGCCAGAATTTTTTAGATATGGTGGAAAGAACACGATTAATGAAATAGAAGCCTTCTTTGAATATGACACGAATTTAGCTGTCAATATTATTGAAAATGATTTTAAGTTTGATCGACCATATATTGTTGCTATTTCAATAATGTATTTATTTGAGATGTTTTCAATTTCTAATGAAGAGCGTATGGAAATTGTTAATAACTATGTACCTACATCATTTAAAAGTAAAGATATTAGACCTTTTAAAAATGAACTTGTAACTATATGTAATCCTGCTAATAATTTTGAATATATGGCTAAACACTATAGTGGTATTTATCGAATTTTAAAAGATGGCAACCAAATTTTGAGCAAATTAAATGAAGGGCTTAAAAAAACTTTAACTACTAAAAGGTCAAGGATTATTGGCAGCTTAATTCATATGCGCTGCAATCGAATATTTGGCATTGATAAGGATCAAGAAACATTTGTTTTATCTATTGTAAAAGAAATTGTTAAAACTCAAAAGCATTGGTGTGGTGACAAAAATGATTGA
- a CDS encoding gallidermin/nisin family lantibiotic: MEKVLDLDVQVKANNNSNDSAGDERITSHSLCTPGCAKTGSFNSFCC; encoded by the coding sequence ATGGAAAAAGTTCTTGATTTAGACGTGCAAGTTAAAGCAAACAATAACTCAAATGATTCAGCAGGTGACGAACGTATTACAAGTCATAGTTTATGTACTCCTGGTTGTGCTAAGACTGGTAGTTTTAATAGCTTCTGCTGTTAA
- a CDS encoding gallidermin/nisin family lantibiotic — MEKVLDLDVQVKGNNNTNDSAGDERITSHLFCSFGCEKTGSFNSFCC; from the coding sequence TTGGAAAAAGTTCTTGATTTAGACGTGCAAGTTAAAGGAAATAACAACACTAATGATTCAGCGGGTGACGAAAGAATAACTAGCCATCTTTTTTGTAGCTTTGGTTGTGAAAAGACGGGTAGTTTTAACAGCTTCTGTTGTTAA
- the lukD gene encoding bi-component leukocidin LukED subunit D yields MKMKKLVKSSVASSIALLLLSNTVDAAQHITPVSEKKVDDKITLYKTTATSDNDKLNISQILTFNFIKDKSYDKDTLVLKAAGNINSGYKKPNPKDYNYSQFYWGGKYNVSVSSESNDAVNVVDYAPKNQNEEFQVQQTLGYSYGGDINISNGLSGGLNGSKSFSETINYKQESYRTTIDRKTNHKSIGWGVEAHKIMNNGWGPYGRDSYDPTYGNELFLGGRQSSSNAGQNFLPTHQMPLLARGNFNPEFISVLSHKQNDTKKSKIKVTYQREMDRYTNQWNRLHWVGNNYKNQNTVTFTSTYEVDWQNHTVKLIGTDSKETNPGV; encoded by the coding sequence ATGAAAATGAAAAAATTAGTCAAATCATCAGTTGCTTCATCAATTGCACTGCTTTTGCTATCGAATACAGTTGATGCAGCTCAACATATCACACCTGTAAGCGAGAAAAAAGTAGATGACAAAATCACTTTATACAAAACAACAGCAACATCTGATAATGATAAATTGAATATTTCTCAAATTTTAACGTTTAATTTCATTAAGGATAAAAGTTATGACAAAGATACGTTAGTACTTAAGGCAGCCGGAAACATTAATTCAGGTTATAAAAAGCCTAATCCAAAAGATTACAATTACTCACAGTTTTATTGGGGCGGTAAGTATAATGTTTCGGTTAGTTCAGAATCAAATGATGCTGTAAATGTTGTTGACTATGCACCTAAAAATCAAAATGAAGAATTCCAAGTTCAACAAACATTAGGTTATTCTTATGGCGGAGATATTAATATATCTAATGGCTTATCAGGTGGATTAAATGGATCAAAATCATTTTCAGAAACGATAAATTATAAACAAGAAAGTTACAGAACTACGATTGATAGAAAAACAAATCATAAATCAATTGGCTGGGGTGTTGAGGCGCACAAAATTATGAATAATGGTTGGGGACCATATGGTAGAGATAGTTATGACCCAACATATGGTAATGAACTGTTTTTAGGTGGTAGACAAAGTAGTTCAAATGCTGGTCAAAATTTCTTGCCAACACATCAAATGCCTTTATTGGCGCGTGGTAACTTTAACCCAGAATTTATAAGCGTACTTTCTCATAAACAAAATGATACAAAAAAATCTAAAATCAAAGTAACTTACCAAAGAGAAATGGATAGATATACTAATCAATGGAATCGACTACACTGGGTTGGAAATAACTACAAAAATCAAAATACAGTAACGTTTACATCTACTTATGAAGTTGACTGGCAAAACCATACTGTTAAATTAATCGGTACGGATTCTAAAGAAACTAATCCTGGAGTATAA
- the lukE gene encoding bi-component leukocidin LukED subunit E, which produces MLAATLSVGLIAPLASPIQESRANTNIENIGDGAEVIKRTEDVSSKKWGVTQNVQFDFVKDKKYNKDALIVKMQGFINSRTSFSDVKGSGYELTKRMIWPFQYNIGLTTKDPNVSLINYLPKNKIETTDVGQTLGYNIGGNFQSAPSIGGNGSFNYSKTISYTQKSYVSEVDKQNSKSVKWGVKANEFVTPDGKKSAHDRYLFVQSPNGPTGSAREYFAPDNQLPPLVQSGFNPSFITTLSHEKGSSDTSEFEISYGRNLDITYATLFPRTGIYAERKHNAFVNRNFVVRYEVNWKTHEIKVKGHN; this is translated from the coding sequence ATGTTAGCTGCAACTTTGTCAGTAGGACTGATTGCACCTTTAGCATCTCCGATTCAAGAATCTAGAGCAAATACTAATATTGAAAATATTGGTGATGGTGCTGAAGTAATCAAACGTACGGAGGATGTAAGTAGTAAGAAATGGGGCGTTACTCAAAATGTCCAATTCGACTTTGTAAAAGATAAAAAATATAACAAAGACGCTTTAATTGTTAAAATGCAAGGTTTTATTAATTCCAGAACTTCATTTTCAGATGTGAAGGGTAGTGGATATGAATTAACTAAACGAATGATTTGGCCATTCCAATATAATATAGGACTGACGACTAAAGATCCAAATGTTAGCTTAATCAATTACCTTCCTAAAAACAAAATAGAAACTACTGATGTTGGTCAAACATTAGGATATAACATTGGAGGTAATTTCCAGTCAGCACCATCTATAGGTGGCAATGGCTCATTTAATTATTCTAAAACAATTAGTTATACCCAAAAGAGTTATGTCAGTGAAGTAGACAAGCAAAACTCAAAATCTGTTAAATGGGGTGTTAAAGCAAACGAATTTGTTACGCCTGATGGAAAAAAATCTGCGCATGATAGATATTTATTCGTACAAAGTCCAAATGGTCCAACAGGTTCAGCAAGAGAATATTTTGCTCCTGATAATCAATTGCCACCTTTAGTTCAAAGTGGCTTTAATCCATCGTTTATCACTACACTATCACATGAAAAAGGTTCAAGTGATACGAGTGAATTTGAAATTTCATATGGTAGAAACTTAGATATTACATATGCGACTTTATTCCCTAGAACTGGTATTTACGCAGAAAGAAAGCATAATGCATTTGTAAATAGAAACTTTGTAGTTAGATATGAAGTTAATTGGAAAACACACGAAATTAAAGTGAAAGGACATAATTAA
- a CDS encoding DUF6978 family protein: protein MAKLDLNSLDDEHVKLLINELKYPETHIDVNELKTIVASRINERQEIISFKLGIKYLLTIKRGNIEKDRFSISIIFKDTYHTLVRIDINGGTHDNPDGTIAPKSHIHIYNDKYDKKDRFAYEINLKDFPDIYNLYNVYMSFLEYNNIKDLE from the coding sequence ATGGCTAAACTTGATTTAAATAGTCTTGACGACGAGCACGTAAAATTATTAATAAATGAATTAAAATATCCAGAAACTCATATCGATGTAAATGAATTAAAAACAATAGTTGCTAGTCGAATAAATGAAAGGCAAGAAATAATAAGTTTTAAGTTAGGAATAAAGTACTTATTAACAATAAAAAGAGGGAACATAGAAAAAGATAGGTTTTCAATTTCAATCATTTTCAAAGATACCTATCACACCCTAGTTAGAATAGATATTAACGGTGGTACTCACGATAATCCAGATGGAACAATCGCTCCGAAAAGTCATATTCACATATATAATGATAAGTATGATAAAAAGGATAGGTTTGCTTATGAAATTAACTTGAAAGATTTCCCCGACATCTATAACTTGTATAATGTGTATATGTCGTTTTTAGAGTATAATAATATAAAAGACCTTGAATAA
- a CDS encoding DUF1828 domain-containing protein → MTTFDAKKLKKEYLDWYNQTLEFSNLSNNVVRIDTPFKDNSLDNLIIYALYDQSRDMITLTDDGYTIFDLENNGISLNKSKKRKKIFEEHLSAYGIKYNDKTHEIFVQTNFKNFNKSKHNLLQCLIFVNDMYLLSNPKSQNIFTEDVANKLDEHNIYYGRDLPIIGSSGVVHNFDFFISAKKNQKEKFINAISNPNNSMIIKSKITDAMQAKKIKRHRQNEFIFILNDSKKEINEHNKNLLHENYISTIDYSELDEKIGLLI, encoded by the coding sequence ATGACTACATTTGATGCTAAAAAATTAAAAAAAGAATATCTTGATTGGTATAATCAGACCTTAGAGTTTTCTAATTTATCAAACAATGTAGTAAGAATAGATACTCCTTTTAAAGATAATTCTTTAGATAATTTAATAATTTACGCTTTATACGATCAGTCCAGAGACATGATTACACTGACAGATGACGGCTATACTATATTTGATTTAGAAAATAATGGTATTTCTTTAAATAAATCAAAAAAACGTAAAAAGATTTTTGAAGAGCACCTTTCAGCTTACGGTATTAAATATAACGATAAAACTCACGAAATTTTTGTTCAAACTAACTTTAAAAATTTTAATAAATCGAAACATAATTTATTACAGTGCCTTATATTTGTTAATGATATGTACTTACTTTCTAATCCTAAGTCACAGAACATATTTACAGAAGATGTTGCAAACAAATTGGATGAACATAACATTTATTACGGAAGAGATTTACCTATTATAGGAAGCAGTGGTGTTGTTCATAATTTCGACTTTTTTATTAGCGCTAAGAAAAATCAAAAAGAAAAATTTATCAATGCTATTTCTAACCCTAATAATTCTATGATTATTAAGTCGAAAATAACGGATGCTATGCAAGCAAAAAAAATAAAAAGACACAGGCAAAATGAGTTTATTTTTATTTTAAATGACTCAAAAAAAGAAATAAATGAACATAATAAAAATCTTCTTCATGAAAACTATATTAGTACAATAGATTATAGCGAATTAGATGAAAAGATAGGTTTATTGATTTAA
- a CDS encoding alpha/beta hydrolase, with the protein MTDVIIVHSMHGNSRNHWYQWLEHNLTLEGYDVTLFNFESPEAKTVDQWIEAMTKQINVRKKDTYFVTHGLGSITALKYIEMIDQPIEGFFSIAGFKEDAENIDLDIDLSNVTIDYDNIKKKVDNFYGLSSKNDKYVSYKETQRLMNALEGNLQIVEDGGHFLEEDGFETFTALQDRMQDYMTR; encoded by the coding sequence ATGACAGATGTAATTATTGTACATTCTATGCATGGAAATAGTAGAAATCATTGGTATCAGTGGTTGGAGCATAACTTAACTTTAGAAGGATATGACGTAACATTATTTAATTTTGAATCCCCTGAAGCGAAGACAGTGGATCAGTGGATTGAAGCTATGACGAAACAAATTAATGTACGCAAAAAGGATACATATTTTGTAACACATGGTTTAGGTTCAATCACAGCTTTAAAATATATTGAAATGATTGATCAGCCGATTGAAGGCTTTTTCAGTATAGCGGGCTTTAAAGAAGATGCAGAAAATATAGATTTAGATATTGATTTAAGTAATGTAACCATTGATTACGATAATATTAAAAAGAAAGTTGACAATTTTTACGGATTGAGTTCTAAAAATGACAAATACGTTTCATATAAAGAGACCCAGCGTTTAATGAATGCATTAGAGGGGAACTTGCAAATCGTGGAAGATGGAGGGCACTTCTTAGAAGAGGATGGCTTCGAAACATTTACAGCGTTGCAAGATCGGATGCAAGATTACATGACACGATAG
- the hemY gene encoding protoporphyrinogen oxidase, translating into MTKSVAIIGAGITGLSSAYFLKQQDPNIDVTIFEASNRPGGKIQSYRKDGYMIELGPESYLGRKTIMTELAKDIGLEQDIVTNTTGQSYIFAKNKLYPIPGGSIMGIPTDIKPFVTTKLISPLGKLRAGFDLLKKPTQMQDGDISVGAFFRARLGNEVLENLIEPLMGGIYGTDIDKLSLMSTFPNFKEKEEAFGSLIKGMKDEKNKRLKQRQLYPGAPKGQFKQFKHGLSSFIEALEQDVKNKGVTIRYNTSVDDIITSQKQYKIVYNDQLEEVYDGVLVTTPHQVFLNWFGQDPAFDYFKTMDSTTVATVVLAFDEKDIENTHDGTGFVIARTSDTDITACTWTSKKWPFTTPEGKVLIRAYVGKPGDTVVDDHTDNELVSIVRRDLSQMMTFKGDPEFTIVNRLPKSMPQYHVGHIQQIRQIQAHIKQTYPRLRVTGASFEAVGLPDCITQGKVAAEEVIAEL; encoded by the coding sequence GTGACTAAATCAGTGGCTATTATAGGAGCGGGGATAACAGGTTTATCAAGTGCATATTTTTTAAAACAGCAAGATCCTAATATTGATGTAACCATCTTTGAAGCATCGAATCGTCCGGGGGGAAAGATTCAATCGTATCGTAAAGATGGTTATATGATTGAACTAGGGCCTGAATCTTATTTAGGTAGAAAAACGATTATGACAGAATTAGCGAAAGATATTGGATTAGAACAAGATATTGTTACAAATACGACTGGACAATCATATATTTTTGCGAAAAATAAATTATATCCGATTCCAGGTGGTTCAATTATGGGTATTCCAACAGATATTAAACCATTTGTTACTACAAAATTAATATCGCCACTTGGTAAATTAAGAGCAGGGTTTGATTTATTAAAAAAACCTACTCAAATGCAGGATGGTGACATTTCTGTTGGTGCATTTTTCAGAGCAAGATTAGGTAATGAGGTACTTGAGAATTTAATAGAGCCTTTAATGGGTGGTATTTATGGTACCGATATTGATAAATTAAGTTTGATGAGTACGTTTCCTAATTTTAAAGAAAAAGAAGAGGCATTCGGAAGTCTGATAAAAGGTATGAAGGATGAGAAAAATAAGCGTCTGAAACAAAGACAATTATATCCTGGCGCACCGAAAGGACAATTCAAACAATTTAAGCATGGTTTAAGCTCATTTATTGAAGCATTAGAACAAGATGTTAAAAATAAAGGTGTGACAATACGCTACAATACGTCAGTGGATGATATAATTACATCTCAAAAACAATATAAAATTGTTTACAATGATCAACTAGAAGAAGTGTATGATGGCGTATTAGTAACGACACCACATCAAGTGTTTTTAAATTGGTTCGGACAAGATCCAGCATTTGATTACTTTAAAACGATGGATAGTACGACTGTTGCAACTGTTGTATTGGCATTTGATGAAAAAGACATTGAAAATACCCATGATGGTACTGGCTTCGTAATTGCGAGAACGAGTGATACAGACATTACCGCATGTACTTGGACATCGAAAAAATGGCCATTTACTACACCGGAAGGTAAGGTTTTGATTCGTGCGTATGTAGGTAAACCAGGTGATACTGTGGTTGATGATCATACAGATAATGAATTAGTATCGATTGTACGTAGAGATTTAAGTCAAATGATGACATTTAAAGGTGATCCTGAATTTACAATTGTCAATCGTTTGCCGAAAAGTATGCCACAGTACCATGTCGGTCATATTCAACAAATTAGACAGATTCAAGCACATATTAAACAAACATATCCACGACTTAGAGTAACTGGTGCATCTTTTGAAGCGGTTGGACTACCTGATTGTATTACGCAAGGTAAAGTTGCTGCTGAAGAAGTAATCGCAGAGTTGTAA